A segment of the Tachysurus vachellii isolate PV-2020 chromosome 18, HZAU_Pvac_v1, whole genome shotgun sequence genome:
TGGGAAATCCAGCGCCGATGTCCGGGCTCTGACCTACTGCGACCTGCACAAGATCCTGAGGGACGATCTGCTCGAGGTGCTCGACATGTATCCCGATTTTTCCAACTGCTTCTGGACCAACGTGGAGATCACCTTCAACCTCAGACATGTAAGGAGAACTTTTTCGAAGCTGAGGGGAAACGTGTCCCTGCTGATTAAACGTTGATAtacagagacgtgtgtgtggttgtgtacgTTACTCGAGCTTGTATGTATCAGGCAGACCGAATTGTAGAGCCAGACCCTGGTGAGGAGTCAGACTGCGGTCACAGACGAGCACAGCACAGGAGACACTCCATCCATCGCAACAGACCGGGTAAGACCGTATACTCTTCAGGTCATACTAATAAACATTGTGTATACTGAATAGTTTTAACTTGCTGCATAACCTCTAGAGATGCCTGGTGTCATGAGAAGGCAGTGTTCACATATTCAGTGTGGATATATAAGATATTTGCCTACACAGGTctgatgtgtctctgtgcttttGCTCGCTTCAGATGGCACGGATAGAGAAGAGTCTTATCCAGACCAGACATGCGGCTCCATGGGGAACCACAAGGGGGAGCTGTTGCACTCACACTGGGACGAGCTGTGCAGCAGCATGAGTGCCACCTCATTGTCCAGTGAGGATGAGATCAAACACTCACGGCCAACACCGGGAGACGTTGATCCTCCGGAAGTGAGGGAATATCTCTCCACTGTGGTCAACCTCCTGCCCCCCAACCCTGGACAACGGGGAGCTCATCCCTAttcaggtagagagagagagacagagagagagagagagagagagagagagagagagagagagagagagagagagagagagagagagagagagagagagagagagagagagagagagagagagagagagagaagaaaaagaaagagagagagaagaaaaagaaagagagagagagagaggagagagagagagagagagagagagagagaataaaaaagagaaagaaaagagagagagagagagagagagagagagagagagagagggatggagagagtgtGCActcaggccacacctccttttctGGGACTACTGATAAATTAAATAgccatttctttttatattttttgcgtgcgtgtgtgcgtgcgtgtgtgtgtgtgcgtgtgtctgtgtgtgcgcgtgtgtgcgcgtgtgcgtgcgtgtgtgcgtgtgtagatGTACCAGACTCTCTGAACGTCTCAGGGTTGTATGGCTGCTGGTCCGAGCGCAGGCAGAGTCAGAACGCAGAGAGGCCGAGACACTTGTCCACATCAGCACACACCTGCTATCATCATCGCCAGCGTGGCGCAAATGCAGACGAGAGACCGAGCGATCTTCAGTCCCGCCTTGAACTGCTGCAGTCCCAGCTGAACcggtcagcacacacacacacacacacacacacacatttcttttacaTCTGGTGAAGTTTTCTGCTGCATTCTGATTTGGATCGGTTTCCGTCAGCTCTGTGGTTTTCTCGCTGCTCACGCTGTCTCTGTTTCCTGCTTTCTCGTtgctctttctccgtctcaaaCTCATCAGTACTCTCAGAATATCcctgcactaacacacacacacaatctttctctctttctttacgCTTTCTGTCTGCAGACTGGAGACGCGGATGACAGCCGACATTAACGTGATCCTGCAGCTGCTCCAGCGACAGATGGCTCAAGTTCCACCTGCTTACAGCTCCGTGTCTCCAGCTCCAGCGCTCCATCACCCCGCTCCTACATCCGACCTGTACGGGGCTCCGATTTTCCACCCTGCGACACCTACCACCCCTACTGAACACGTCAGGGAGCCAAAACACTCCTCCACTGACACCGTGAGTGTTAAAGGGTTTCTTTGTGCCTGAGGTGCAGAGAATCAACAGCGTAAGGATTAAAACCGTATCACGTTAAAGTAGATCAGAATGATCGCATATCAAATGGGGGTCAAATCGGACTGTGTGGAAGCCTGAGGTTTAATTAACAGTAACATTAAGACGACTTCTTTTTTCTGACCCTCTCTCCTCATCGCACAGAGTCCACAGTCAGACAGCTGTAACCCAGAGTCTCACGCGTCCCTGTCCAGCGGCATCCACCTCTCCGCAGCCACAGACGACACCATGTCCATGTCCCCGGAGACTGACACAGAGCCGTGTGTCCCTAAGAATCTCAACATCCCTGAAAACCTGCAGCCTCACCTCAGCCTGCGTTCGCCTTCTCTCCCTGAGCACCTGGAGAGCCCGAGCAGCCCAGGTGACACGTCACACGTTCCAAGGCACCTTTCCGACCCCGGGCTCCCGGGCAGCTAGAGTCCTGAACGTCCTGCACCGTCTCCTTATCTCCACTGCTGGGCCACACGTGCGTCCAACATTAACTCTACTTCAGGATGGACCTGACAAGACAGATCCGcagtcctcctcctcctcctcctccttctgcttctcctcctccttctcttcttccaCTTTTTCTTTACTTCTCAGATCTTCAGGAGACTGTGCGCTTCAAACGACCCGTAAGCCGCTACACACGGACACAACGTTCATCCGCGTCAGAGCGGAGACGACCCAGAGACAAACACGCTCGCTCGGATAACAAAATACAAAGCAGTCGTGTGTCTCCCTGAGCGTACGCACAACAAAGCACAGATCAAACGGTGCACAGGTTCGACTCCGCCGCGAGGACGAAGAGGCGAAGGTTTAACCTCCGAATTAACCCGAGCGACCGCTTACGAAGGCTGATTCTGATCGTTTTACCGTTTTAACGAATCAAATACGACTTAAAGGTCAGCGGCTAGAAAGAGACGGCGTGTCCCGACGGCGGGTTTATTCAACGCTAATCACAAAATCATCTGCCGAACGTTCCGCCTGTCCGTTTATTTTACGACGGATTTATTGCGAAAATTTAAAATTAACCTAGATTATTAAGCGTTTCACATGGAAACAGGAAGTTGTATGTAAAATTCATTCCATCGTCCTTCCAGGATTTCAGATATTCTTTTACCAAATGATCTTATACAGTATGTCCCCATATGTTCAGGTTTCACTATCGGCTTCTCAAAACAACAAACTAAAAGCTCAGcgtcccagaatgcaatgcggTTATGTGACGGAGGTTTAGCATGAAAATCTGAACACGATTCTGTTTGAGCAGAGGAGctgagaataaagaataaagcacTAAAGCACCGCTGCGTCGCTCAATTCAGCTAAAACATGATTTACAGAGGGTATAGAAGCTAATCATCGGCTTAATGGCACATCAATCGTGTccagggggaagtcgtggcctaatggttagagagtctgactcctaatcttaaggttgtgggttcgagtctcggtccggtaataccacgactgaggtgcccccccaactgctccacgggcgccgcagcataaatggctgcccactgctccgagtgtgtgttcacagtgtgtgtgtgtgtgtgtgttcagtgctgtgtgtgtgcactttggatgggttaaatgcagagaacgaattctgagtacgggccaccgtacttagccgtatgtcacgtcacgtcagctctatgtcacgtcacttcattTCAGGATCATTTTGAAGGCGTGATTCTTTTCTGTAGGTAGAGAATAAACCCGAGTACAATTTACACGCTAACCGAACGGCATCTTGGGTAACATAATGAAAGCGAGACTAGACCAACGTTCTCTTCAATCCTGACCTCACGGACGTCATTATAACGTGGACGGAGATGATTTTTGAGTACTTCTCCAAGCACAAAAAGTGAGAGCGGTCGACGcgagtcggacttaaagcaCACTCTTATTACTTAGCAGCTCAGATTTCATATCTTCCAGCTAGTTTAGAAGGTCGAGAAGATCCGATTGCACAAATACGATAGCACATGgattttatctgtattttactGATGTGTTCGGACGCCTGACGTTACCTCCGAGCtccaattcttttcttttctttagcttACTCTTGGAGATTGTTTTGAGTTCTTCTTGAGGCTGGGGTTTGCTAagctttccctttctctctctttctctctctcactggatTTGAACTCGGATGAGTCACTGATCAGTTATCACAACTTTCATGTCCAGATCTTAGAGATCGTCCCTGAGAGCAAAATATCTCGGGCATTTTTGAACTGTGTGCATCTCAAGGATCAGTTACCGAACctcagaaatgtatttttagtgTATAAACGTTTCAGTCGTCTTCTGATTATATTCTAGAGAATGAAGCATTCAGGGTTAAAAGACCCGACACATCAGGCACCACTGACACAGAACTGACACAGATCTGATACAGAACTGACTCAGAACTGATTCAGAAATGACACAGATCTGACCGAGGACTTGATTCAGAACTGATTCAGACTGATACAGAACTGACACAGAACTGACACAGAACTGATTCAGACTGATACAGAACTGATTCAGACTGATACAGAACTGACACAGAGGACGGAGAACCGATAAAATCGATAGAGACTATGGCTTAGTTATAAaaatgaaaggtgtgtgtgtgtgtgtcaggtaaCATGTCACAGTGtatttgaagtgtgtgtgtcatgtaacATGTCACAGAatatttgaagtgtgtgtgtgtcaggtaaCACATCACAGTGattttggtgtgtttgtgtgtgtgtgtgtgtgagagagagagagagagagagagagagagagagacatgaaggATGTGAATGTACATCAGATTCTTTGCCTGACTGTTAAAGGTTTACCAAaaagcacaatttttttttttttttagattaaagtCTATTTATAACACAgcgtgatggtgtgtgtgtatcatttctTAAATAAAGCTCGAACACCCTCACAGCCAGTGGTGTTAAAAGCTCCTTCATGTTAGTTTAAAAAGCTGCTtaaaattgattgattgatttatttgtttttttttaaagacacctAACATATGAAGGGTTTGTCTCAGGTTTCATTTCAGTTATTACGCCCCCAATAAAAGATGACCAAAAAACTGGAaaggagaaaacaaaaatactagAATTCATTTTGACAATTTACATGAAAATTTgccaaataaatgttaaaaaaaggtgctaaaaataaatctaaattaatctgtaaaaaaatctgtaaatctgtaaaaaaaatatctttttttaccCGGTCTGTTGCGATAAAATATCTAAGTATAAGGTAAAAAAATCTCACAACTTTACCTCAGCTCCAGTTTGTAACTACTAATtaaaagcattattattattaataataataattataattataaattaggTGTGTTGTGGGATAAATGACCAtgatattgattttttattttattttatatatatatatatatatatatatatatatatatatatattttattatcgTCCAGGCAGAAGTTTCATTCCTAATGGTGTTGCGTTTGGAGTCGTGTTCGATCGTGTGATCGTTTATTCGACCTCCTGAAATGTTGCTTAATGGAAAACGTTTTAATAGAAAATGTTAATGTAGAAAACTAGAATAATGAAAagagctttaataaataataataataataataataataataaaccccaGCAGTCTCCCGCTGCTCCTGTGGCAGATGAAAGACTCAAGCTCACGTGAGTGGAAGAACGATGCGAGTTTATTAATAGAAAAACATTGCAGTTGGGCACACAGATGtaatcacatacacacttcttTTCAGAGAAGAGGGAACAGCTACTGAACAGCTACTGAACAGCTACTGAACAGTTCCTGAACAGTTACTGAACAGCTACTGAACAGCTACTGAACAGTTCCTGAACAGCTACTGAACAGTTACTGAACAGCTACTGAACAGCTCCTGAACAGTTCCTGAACAGCTACTGAACAGTTACTGAACAGTTAGTGAACCGCTTACAACGAGCTCGCCGTGAAGAACGAGGATCTGTATGCAAAAGTTACATGAACGCTTTCCTCTagcttatttataatatttatatacgtATGTACATCTCTCACGTCGAGCACGAACATGCTttgaaactaaaaaataaaaagtgaagaaGCGTGAACTTCTGTGAAGTGAAGTGAGGGGGAAAGGATTTTCTTGTCGTTTTTGAAACGTGTGAATGCGTCGTTCCTTTGTAGCCTGCACTCCGTCTTTCCCTTTAATCCTGTCGTAATCGGCTTCGGTGCGGCTTTAAAAAACAGACCTGCTGAAAACAGAGACATGccgttgtgttgtgttgctatGACAACTGCCCGAACATGCTAGCTACTTCGGTCATTTAAATAAGACGCGAGCGCTTTGGATGATCGTTAACGGAAGAAGGAGCCATGTTTCGTTCTCGCCTCTTAAATCAgctgctttgtgttttcttttttaaatgaagcgAAATCTCTCGTTAGGAAAGTTTGAGCATCAGCACCACGTTGGTCAAAAATACGGTAATTCTATAAAAACACCAGCTTAGCAGCGGCGCTTACAGTCAAGACGTGTGCTTGGTTGCAATCTGATTAAATAGAGTATCATACTGAGTGAAAAATCAGTGCTGCTGCTTGTTAACTAGTCTTAATCTTCTACTTGAAATGCAAGATGCATTACACTGAGTAACAtcgttatttttaaaaaaaataaaaaaaaaaataaaaaaaaaaataaaacactctggTCTCTGAATGCAGAAATATCTACACACGCCATCGCTGAATAACTAGACTTCAAACCGGAACGGCTCGAACACGAACAGATCAACACTTCAAAATGTAcgaatgaaataaacacacacgctTACGCTCAGGTATGCATCtataaacacattcacacacacacacacacacacacacacacacaagcccagAATCCTGTCCTTTAGCCGAGTCCTCCTGCCATCTCCACTCCTTTACAGCAGCACAGAAACCAGACCCCAGCTCTGGCTCCGGCTCCAGGTCTGACTCTGGCTGCTGCTCCGTTGTTGTGGCTCTCGCTGGGACTGGCCCCGCTCTCTGTGGTGGTactgatggtggtggtggtgttggtggtgatgGCAGGAGAGACGGGGTCAGTAGCAGTGGCGGCCTCGGCGGCACTGTTAAACACGCAGAATCTCCAGACAGTTGTTGTAGCAGATGGCAATCCAGTCGGGTTGAGTGGACGCCCACTGCACGTTGTTGATCTCGCCCTCGGCTGTGTAGGCCAGGATCGGGTCCTCGATGGCGCGAGGCATCTGCTGGATGTCCCATATCAGGGCCTGGTGATCGTCCGCTACATGGGCGGGTGGGGGCAGGgtggggtgagagagagagagagagagagagagagagagagagagagagagagagagagaaagagagagagggagaaagaaagagagagagatagagaggtgagagagagagagaggtgagagagaggtgagagagaggtgagagagagagagagaggggtgagaggtgagagagagaggtgagagatggagatggagagggagaaagaaagagagagatagagaggtgagagagagaggtgagagagagagaggtgagagagagagagagagatgagagagagagaggtgagagagagagagagagagagaggtgagaaagagagagagaggtgagagagagagagagagagagaggtgagagagagagaggtgagagagagaggtgaggatACATGCAAAGACATGCACTAATGAAGGAAGGAGTTACATTTAAGGCTGTgatacattttacttttaaatacttCAGCGAAACtcactgtgtgtttttctttgtgttacAATTTACTACTACTTATTTATGTTCagtattataatgtattataagtgtgttaCCTGCAGTACAGATGTGGCAGGAGGAGTGAGGGGCCCAGGCGATGCCGTTTACACATGCACGGTGGTTGTTGAGCCGAGCCACAGGCGTGCACGGCACACGCACGTCCAGAATGACCAcctgaggaaacacacacacacacacacacacacacacggccgcCAAGTTAACGCTCCGAGTCGACTACTTTATGACCCTCGACTCTCCCAGATGTGCGTTAGGTTACCTCCATGCCGTCCATTGCCATAGTAGCAAGGTAGTTGGGGTCCTGTTTGTTCCAGCAGAGGCGGAGCAGCGGGTGGTGCTGAGGATCCTCGTAGATGATGGTGCTGTGCTCCAGGTGACGGAGGTCAAACATGCGTACCGAGCCGTCCGCTCCGACCGACGCGAACATATCACGTCCTCCACCTGCACGGCTGAAGGCGATGTCATACACCtgcatgtcacacacacatgttacacTGTAGGTGTTTATACTCATGCGtatgaatatacagtaacagATGCGGAGCGTCATCGTCACCACGACAGAGATTGGATCTCACCTCTTTGTCGTGGGCGATCAGCTGGGTCTTGACGTGTCCCGACACCTGGTTGACTCTCCCCAACACCTGTCCTGTCTCCAAGCCCCAGATAGTACAGGTGGTGTCAATACTGGAGGTTCCTAAAGGAGCACAAGATTCAAATATGAATATCAGACAAAAGCAAGTGAGGATTCTTCCACCAACAAAAGAGGCTGCTGTATGGACTGTATAGAGAATTTATCTAGAGATTTGTTTAAAGCTAAGACGACACGTCACACTCCTCCGTGCGTTTTAATTATTCACCTGTTAACATGAAACTTgaagctttataaaaaaataaaaaaaataaaaaaaaaggaaaacatttgcCTAAAACACATATAATAAGAATGACTTTATAGGAAATAAGATTAACTACATGCTTCTGGGTTTTCTAAATACTCtcccaaaataaaaatagtggATTGATCTTTTACGATTATGGACACTTCAGGGAATCCAACACATCATGGAAGTGATTCTGGACACGAACAGAACATATGTGAGAGAATCTCACCCAGAAGGTTGGGATCCACCTCGTTCCAGTCGAAAGAAGTCAGAGGAGCGCAGAAGTCGgagttcttgttgttgttgaggAGGCATTCGAGACGCGTCTCTGTGTCATTTACCTGGGtgtagagagagatacagagagtgacagagtgagtgtgtaatgtGGTAATGagctcgtacacacacacctcacttatGCATATAGATTTTGGgcttttattttgctatccgtttatttatttgttgatctTATCAATTTGTTTTCATTCCTTGTCCTTTTAAATGCTTTGGAAATAAGTGTACAATTCGTGGCTGATTTGAATTCAattgagacagagacagagagagagagagatgcatgtTACAAACCCTCCAGATACGAAGGTAATCTCCGCTGGTGGCCAGCAGGTCTGGGTAAACACCCTTGGTGTCTGGGATCCACATGATCTTGGTGGTGGGGTACGGATGATCAAACGTGTTCCTGCACACAAACTCACTGCTCTCCTCATCCAGACCCACGAgctgcacctacacacacacacaaacacatgcactaTTAAAGCCACATaagagtttaaaacaaaagacacagCAGTCCAGGACCCATGGGCCCTTTTAGAATTACACTATGGGTTTTATTAATCCAGTTAATCTGATTTATCCAATTGTGTCTGTTACATTCTTACTCAATACCCAAGTACGACGTCTAACAGACGAGACGTCGCGTTGGAGTCGTAGCTGGAGCTGGTCTTCAAAAATGGTCTTTAACAcaccatataaacacacacataaaacacctTAGTCAAGGAGGCAGGACACGCCCACGTTGCGGGGGGCGGGGCATATACAGTCTAGTTAGAGCATTTCATTGGACGAACACAAACATAGTGCAAGATGAGTCAGGGGgataaaaattgttttattttgtatataatatgttatttaaaaaaatatatatgtgtgtgtgtatatatatatatatatacacacacacacacaactctttaTGCGATGCTGCAAGATTAtgttaaagacatttttaaagtcATATAAATACAGTTAAGGATAAAAACAACTTAAGTAACAGGAAGCTAATCATAAACAAAGCTAGCTAACGTTTAGCTAATCGACCTCACGGCTATGTTTACGACTGCAATAGCTCGATTTATGTCTATTTGTTCAGCGTGTAATGTGAACGGTGGGTGTTAATAAAAGGTTTAATGAAGATAAAGTGTTAACCTTGTTGTTATATTCCTCCACAAAGCTGCCTAAAGCCAGTCGAAAGCGTTTATCAGGCCGGACGCTCCAGTTCATGGCGTAAACCGTCCACGGCGCCTCGTATTTATAAATCTCTTTCCTCTTACCGTGCAGAGACATGTTTCAACAACAAagatgcaaaaaataaacaaccaaaatcCTCCAAGAAGCAACAGCGAGGGAGATTTGGGAGACGAAAATGTCCCGcgttgctatttttttttttcttagacaaAGGCGTCTGTCATGAATAACAACACCGTGCAGCAGCAGATTAGCACCGCGGCTAAATCACCGGATTAGCCGTTTCCGTTTCACACCTAAAACACTAAATCACAGGCATCGTTTTATAACCCGATTTATATTAGATCAGTACGACGTTTAAACGGTCTGCATAAATCCACTTTTCAGAGCAACAGAAGCGAGCAAAGAGGACAGAAGGTTTTTCATCAGAAAATGTCTTGAgtgatttcaaaataaaagtcgcGACATGAAgcagtaaaatgtgtgtgagagatgataGATTGctttagttttatatttaaaaaaaaaatgcattcttaaaaaaataaataaataacgtgaGCTGGGATTTTATAAGTAAGTGGCTGCAAATTGCACAgaaattttaatacaaaataaaagacacgAGCtgcagtaaaatgtgtgtgtgtgtgtgtgtgtgtgtgtgtgtgtgagagagagagagatgatagaTTGCTTTAGTTTATATGtcaaaaaaatacattcttgaaaaaaatgtgatctggGATTTTATAAGTAAGTGGCTGCAAATTGCACagaaattttaaacaaaatttattttaatacaaaataaaagacacacaAGCTCTTTTTAATACGTTAAATTCCATTTTggataaattaattttaataagaGCTTGGGTATACTTTACTACTTGAGCGTGATTCTTCACGGCCGTGGTTTAAATATAGTAAGACTTTTGTGAGATATTTTTAAACCTTTCTGCAAATACGGCGTTGTGAAATGTACGTGTGCG
Coding sequences within it:
- the dcaf7 gene encoding DDB1- and CUL4-associated factor 7 isoform X2, which translates into the protein MSLHGKRKEIYKYEAPWTVYAMNWSVRPDKRFRLALGSFVEEYNNKVQLVGLDEESSEFVCRNTFDHPYPTTKIMWIPDTKGVYPDLLATSGDYLRIWRVNDTETRLECLLNNNKNSDFCAPLTSFDWNEVDPNLLGTSSIDTTCTIWGLETGQVLGRVNQVSGHVKTQLIAHDKEVYDIAFSRAGGGRDMFASVGADGSVRMFDLRHLEHSTIIYEDPQHHPLLRLCWNKQDPNYLATMAMDGMEVVILDVRVPCTPVARLNNHRACVNGIAWAPHSSCHICTAADDHQALIWDIQQMPRAIEDPILAYTAEGEINNVQWASTQPDWIAICYNNCLEILRV
- the dcaf7 gene encoding DDB1- and CUL4-associated factor 7 isoform X1 gives rise to the protein MSLHGKRKEIYKYEAPWTVYAMNWSVRPDKRFRLALGSFVEEYNNKTIFEDQLQLRLQRDVSSVRRRTWVQLVGLDEESSEFVCRNTFDHPYPTTKIMWIPDTKGVYPDLLATSGDYLRIWRVNDTETRLECLLNNNKNSDFCAPLTSFDWNEVDPNLLGTSSIDTTCTIWGLETGQVLGRVNQVSGHVKTQLIAHDKEVYDIAFSRAGGGRDMFASVGADGSVRMFDLRHLEHSTIIYEDPQHHPLLRLCWNKQDPNYLATMAMDGMEVVILDVRVPCTPVARLNNHRACVNGIAWAPHSSCHICTAADDHQALIWDIQQMPRAIEDPILAYTAEGEINNVQWASTQPDWIAICYNNCLEILRV